In Scomber japonicus isolate fScoJap1 chromosome 3, fScoJap1.pri, whole genome shotgun sequence, the genomic window AATCTGAAAGGTCTGTTATTTCTGGATATCTTATtatataaaagtgaaaaaatctCTTGTCTCCTGGTTTACTTAGCTTCTCTTATGGCTCAGAAAGATTATAGGAAGGAAAATTAATGAATTCTATAAATGGgtctttttcatatttttacttGAATCCGAGGGTCATCTCAGCAAACGTAACTGACTGAATGTTATTGTTTGTAATCTACTTTCAGGAATTCGTGCTTATGAGCAGCTGGGGTACAGGGCCTTTGGCACCCCAGGAAAAATGGCTGCTGCTATAGCAATCGCCCTGCAGAATATTGGAGGTGAGGAGCTACTGTGAAGTAACAGCAAATATTATACACCAATACACAGCTTAGAATTTATATCCCCTTTTACCCATCCAAACAATGTCTAGGCTTGTTTTACTTCATTGCTTTGGCTTTTGCTCTTGGGTATACGTCTCTATGTATGCATGGAACATTTTTAAGAGCAAAGACCAGAAGATCTGATGCCAAACGCATAGACTAGCTGTTTCACTGGCTGGCTGCAATCAAGTCCCcttaacacaatttaaaatactttaaattagAATTagttttttagaaaaaaaggtttttatctATATATTCATAGCCCTCTCCACACAATCAGACCAACAACTTcgctttgttttggttttttttggccTAAAAGTAGTCACAGGTCAAGGGATGACCCAGTGATTTAATATTGAACTTTCATACAGTTCAGGGAAAATCAAAGCAGCAGTGACCAAGATTACTTTTAGTCTCTTGTATGGTTAAAGCTCCAGAATCATTGGAAACCTACATTTCCAATAATGCAGCTCCTCAGAATCTTATTTTAAATGCCTACTCCACAAGACACATTATACTGTTTACACAGGCTGACTAGTACTCCTCATGACAAATCAACTGAActtaatgtgtaaaatcactggagtgcccctttaaatATCTAGAAGCTAGAGTATTAAAATGTCACTCATCTTAAAATATAACTCACCCAGTGTACTAAAGGTTACAAATTCTTAGAGAAATTATAGAGGACTTGACCCCAGTGTGCTTACTAGTAGCTGCtatcactcacacaaacacagagtgaTGAGTGTTATTGTGACATGACTTtccttgtgtttatttgttctatatGCCAGCCACACATTTTCATATCTTCTATGTCTCATCTTTTACAGCTATGTCCAGCTACCTGTTCATTGTGAAATCTGAGTTCCCTCTCGTCATCCAAGCTTTCATGAAGGCGAATCACGACTCTgagtatttatgttttatttatttgtatcatCAACATCTCTGTGCTGTTAGCTGTTGGTCCAGACTATAGACACTGTGTGCAGGGTTGAGGGGCCTGTGAAAGACTGGGGGCAGCAAATATTCTGTTTGCACCATTCAGTGTAGAGGTGTGATGAGAATGGCATGGAATATAATTGGCTGAGCAATGAGGGTGGCATGGTTTGGTATCAATTATGTATACACCCAACATAAATCCTCAGTGCTGCCAGCTTGTGCAGGCAAGCTGCATTACTTCAAAAACAGTCATGCCACAGACAGACACTCTGCATAAGGCCATGGGAGGACCTGAGTAGATCCCATTTACCGGTGCAAATCTTAAAAATCCTGTCCTGAAAAGGGAGCTGTAGCCTCAGCCATAGAGTTTCCTACTCTGGTCTGTCAGGTCTGCAAGATTAATAGACCACTCGCAGCACTTTTGTTTAGAAATATCAGCAACTCATTGCTCATCACTTCATTGTTTCAGACAGTCATTTCAGTCATGCAATTTTATACTGAATACACAGCACAATTTGtgttaaacacaaaacacaatttGTGGATGAGATATCCATCTAAGCATATGGTTtaacctgtttttcttgttgtagcttgttgtgttaatgttgttgtttagtGATTCTTGCCATCTTGTGACAGCACTTACATGTGGGACTAAGGCCTCTGAAGAGCATGTCATTACCCTTTATCATTGATTCATTTTGGACTGGGGTAGGCTTTCTAATacctgtgtttttgtatttatgttagGGTCAAAGCTTTAGCTTCATTAGAAATTGATGCACCGAGTATTATGATTCTCGCTCTCCATTTGTGTTTACACAcaaatgacagcagcaggtggcGTGACTTGAATGCAAAATTATGAGGCCGAGCATAAGGACAGCTCATGGTCTGGACAACCGAGACACACACTGCATGGGTGGCAGGGCTTGTACTTTATTTATGACCTGTTGCTCTTAAAATAGAGAGCCATGACATGTGGCTGACAGACATACTGGTAACTTTCACTTAAGATATCCTGGCTGGAGGAACATGAAAATTGTTTATAGCAATAAATGAAGATTTACTGCATATGTATGAATATAATCAGGTCAATTATACGGTTTATAAATAGCATTGTTACACAAAGAGAGGGTCAGATGTTCAGCCCTTGAGCCAGACTTACGTTGCATAAATGAGAACTTGAGACTTAACTTATACTTGTCTGCTGTGAGAGTTGACCTCTGCCAGAGCTATACCTGAATTTTGAGGCCAatgtcagcattttttttaaatttatgtcCAGTACAAGCACAGAGaaacaaaatgaacagaaaatatgTCATTGGTTTGTGTGTGCAACCCCCTTTTTTGTGCTTTGGACACACCAGCTCCCCTCTCATTTTGATTAAGCCTAACCCAAAATATTTTACTTCTACTTTCCAATATTAAAATAGGAATATTGATAATTGCTGCTCCAAGTATTAGGCCTAAAAGACATCTCAGCTATGTAAAAAGAACCACAAATCACTTTGAAAGTTAAATGCTCTCAGTGACTTGAAACTTGGCTGAAGACACATTTAAGACTCAAGACTTGACTCTGGTTCAAGACATGGATTTGCCCCTCAAATGACTTCAGATTTACTGACCCCAATAGATCTAAAAAACAGCTCTTAAATTACCAAAGCCACATTTGACCTCACATGTGAAAACCAATTATCCAAAATAACCCACTAACCAAAAAGATTACATGAGTTGTGATTGGTTGAATTTCCTTGTTTTAAggcgcacgcgcacacacacacacacacacacacacacacacacacacacacacacacacacacacacacacacacacacacacacacacacacacacacacacacacacacacacacacacacacacacacacacacacacactgcttgtcTCTTAGATCACTGTACACAGCTGTAACATCTATGGTAGACAGCTGATCCCTGTAGTTGTGTTTCATTCAAAGGGTTAAGAATATCAGCTTAAATAGAGCCCTTTCTCAGGATTTGGGAGATAGTGGTCTTTAATGGTTTGAAAGCTCCTCTCAGGTCTGCAACCACTAATATTTGTGATTAACCATCATTgtcagttgagttattcctgagCATGTCAAGCCAAGAGACTTTCCCCCCGACTCTATTAAGTAAACCTGTGGCCATCCATATCAAGAACTTAAGGAAGTCTATTCGCATATGTTGTGATTAGGCTGTTAAACAACACAGAATTGGTTTACTATAAATACTACATGTAAGCACAAGATGAACCAAGCAGTGCTAAGATTAGATATGCCACTCCAGTCTCACGTTTTGTGGCCTTGATCCAAAACCTTTTAAGCATTGCCCTCAAGAAGGAAACTATTTTTAGAgtggctgagtgtgtgtgggatgaGATGTTAGAAAATAAAGTGAGTGACTGCAATGGCAACAAGCTGATATTTATAACATTTACTGACTTTGTCAAATCTGTGTGCCCTCTTTTTCTGCAACTGTCACACAAATGGTCTGTTGTGTTATGAGTTTTTTCCAATACAACCTACTGGAGTAACATAATCAAACACTTTTTTGCAACCTTGTGGCCAAGAATGTTCCCAACAGGTTGCTGTCAGTCTGGCAACACATCAACTACTTGGTGCAGTAGATTTTTAACAACCTGATGTTTGAAGTTCTGAAGTTCCCTGCTTAGACTATTTTGTGACATGACAGTTATACTACAAGACCCAAATGCATAAACCAATTTCTGACCATATTACATTTTCCACTCTATTTTTgtcagtgtctctctgtgtaCTGTGTTTCCACGCCAATGATTGAAATATTGAGCTCACCAAAGTaaactagattttttttttctccaaacagTCTGTGGTACTTGGATGGAAACTACCTGGTCCTCATGGTCTCTGCCTGTATCATCCTGCCCCTGGCTTTAATGAAGCACCTTGGTGAGTGAAACTATTAAAGCAGTGAAGTTTCTCTGAGACATTTTATGCCTTTGTTATAAACTATGTATTTGAGTCAGACATTTGTCATGTATTCAGGCTGTATGTAGAGGATACATTTGTGGTCCTGTTCACTGAAGCAACTTTTCCAAGAATCTTTGTAGGACCAAGTTGTCTTGCATTTTGACCACATGGACCTGGTTCCAGTTTTTGGTCTGGGTTGTAATTCCTGTATCCCAAATATTAGATAGTGAGGTCCTTGCACTGCTGTGGCTCTTTGGAACATTTGCCATTTACTCAATAGCTTTACACACATTTTAGATCTGTatgtattattacattaattgTACCTACCTCTTTTTTACAgtagtttaaatattttaacattttagtcAAGCACATTTATCTAACGTGTTTTCAAGTTGCTTTTCAAGTAATACTTTTCCACCTTTAGGACCTATTAAGGTGTTTTAATTTGACTTTGAGCCAATTTACATGACATTTTGATGGAGTATTTACCTTAAAGTCAAGtaattagtgtgtgttttcttcccATCACTGGCAGTCGAAGCAGCTCAATTAGAGATTTCCCAGAGACAAGATCCTAAGCTATTCATTACTTCAAGAAATAACCACTGTTTCTTCTCTAAAAGTGCCATAAGCTCATTCAAATTGGGTATTTTGGGGAGTGTTAACTTTGTAGAAGCCTATTTGTGTAACTAATAGAGTTTGCAGTTATCTCAAACAACATGAGAACCAAAAGGAAAAGTTCAGTTTAAGGGGCTGTAACaaaactctttttcttttcaggttACCTTGGCTCCACCAGTGGTTTTTCGCTTAGTTGCATGGTGTTCTTTCTCATCGCTGTAAGTTTTCATTTGTTCTGGAATGCCACTTTGGCACATATATTATGTAGTTTCCCACCTTCATCTGTATTTTCAGTGGAATGTGGCTTAGTTTGATAAGGCAAATATGAGAGCAACTTAGTGACATCAAAGGTTGGGAATATGTACTTAGAAGCTGAGTCACCTTAATCTGATGAGAAATGGCCTTTTTTTCCCAGCTTGCCATCGATTGCTCATGTTAGCTGATTCTGACATGTCCTATCATcctttcacattttctttgatTAAACCCATGCTTTTCTCATCCCTTTCATGTCTCTCTGCAGGTTATCTATAAGAAGTTTCAGATTCCCTGCCCCTTTGAGGATTTCTCAGTCAACAGCACCTCTGCGCTCCACAGCCTGAACATCTCAAGCCACAGCCTTGAGCACAACAGTGCCCTAGTTCACGAGGACGAAGATTCCTACTGTGATGCCCGTTTGTTCACCATCAACTCAAAGGTAGACCTACACAGCTGAGCTGAACATACAGTGAACTCTTCCTGGGCGTCTCAGTTGCACTGTTAATCACAGAAAGTTGTGTGTTTCTTCAGACAGTATACACCATCCCCATCATGGCTTTTGCCTTTTCTTGCCACCCTGAGGTCCTGCCTATCTACACTGAGCTCAGAAAGTGAGTCAACCATCTGTAACCTGCAATATTTGATAACATGTCAGTGCAGAATGTGACATTCACATAACCCTCAACTGTCTGATTTCAGTCCAACAAAGAAGAGGATGCAGCAGGTGTCCAACATCTCCATCTTGGTCATGTACACTATGTACCTTCTGGCAGCTCTCTTTGGCTACCTGACCTTTTACGGTGAGAGATACACAAGAGGTAAAGGCAGGGAAGGCTattgaacaaaataaaaaagtttaagtgattcttaataaaaaaatttaatttttctgctttctgcatttctttcttGCAAATATGCATCAAGTAAATTAGAGATCTAAATTATAAATGTAGGTGGTATCTGTTTGAAAGACCTAATTATTCAGAAAGCTGTGTTTTCTAATAGTGGCATGTTTGATCAGAGTAAATTTTGAACCATTTTTCACTTCCTGTGCGCATATCAGATAAAAATCTATGGGGTTTCTTTTCTTATGCCACTGTAATTTGTGATTTTGGCTGATAAGATTTTGATAATTTTGCATAGAAATCTTGCCTAACACAACTGATAAAAAATTAGATAAAATATCCAATCACTAACTGCAGAAGACAGAGTCAACTCAGATTTATCAGTCATTTGCTGATCAGTTGTTGACTAATTATATGTTTTACTTGGGGAATTGCAGAAAAGCAAATGACTGACCCAGGTGATTCACTCTTTTTTACAAAAGCTCCCTTCTCGTATCTATGTGTAATAACAGTAGTACTGTCCTGGAACATTGAGTGATGTTTACATGAGAAATGTTCTCTTTATGTTCCTACAGGCAAGGTGGAGCCTGAACTGCTGCACACTTATAACCGGATTGATCCTTATGACACATTGATCTTGTGTGTGCGAGTGGCTACCCTTATCGCTGTCACACTGACTGTCCCTATTTTGTTGTTCCCTGTAAGTTTGGGCCTTTTTGATTTATAATCTGTAATGCTCAATGGAAATAATACTGtgccattattttattatttaatctcTTTGTGTCTAAAAATCCACAGGTGCGTAGAGCCATCCAGCATATCTTATTCCCCACCAAGTCCTTCAGCTGGTTGCGTCACATTGCCATTGCTCTGGTTCTGCTCACTCTCATGAACATGATGGTGATATTTGCTCCCAACATTCTGGGCATCTTTGGCATCATTGGTTAGTATAACACTAAATATAAAGCTGAGATAAGTATGTTATGATTAGAGATGCACCAATACCGATACTGATGACGGATATCGGTGCATCCCTACTTCTGGTTAGTGTACACTGAAGCATTTTAGCCTGTCATGCCTAAAACTGTCCAAGGCAAACCCCCTTGGGCCTTTTCAGTCATTAGCTTCTCTTATGAATgattaacagtattttttaaagatggttgtcaaaaaaaaaaaattaacccaTATAACATGATGCACTTGAAAGTGTGGCAAACATCCTATCTTACAAGAACAGCTCCCGGGCCTCATTTATCCACCTCTTGGGATTTGTTTGACTATATGTAATTGACCATACATTGTCATACATATGTGATTATGGGTTACttattctgtctctgtttacAAACTAAATGGCAGTGTCAGTTATGTTCCaggtttttaaacattttttaacatcactaaacacattaaagcaaaaccaaaaaacatgaCCAGTGCATGTTGTCACACAAACAAGCCTGAGTCAATATTATAGTCACACTCTGTCCTCAGGTTGAAGGTTATGTTTCCTAGGtcagaagtgaaaatgaaaacattccagttaaataaatgataaggACATCTTCAAAACAGAGGTTACTTTTACAAACACTTGGGAGTGAATACCTAGCACACATGTACAAATAAATGTAAggtaaaaaacagaacaaatattTTCTGAGCTTTGTTGTAAGAGTTTTATCTATTGTAACCTTAAATCATATCTACccttaattatattttttcagcTGTAATTGGAtgtaatattcatttttatgaatATTACACAATAATAATCTTATTATTGTGCTGCAGACACTGTACAGTCTGCTATAGAATCCCTCCAGCACTGTTTGCTGATTTTTAAGTTACACAGTATATACATAAATTAGTTttaagtgttgtttttcttcagagccaaaaatattaatttgaatAACCTCATCATCACCAGTAAAATTGGCACTAATATTGGAAGAGTCATGGTATACAAATACCTTGGCATTTGGATTGATGAGAAATTCTTCAAAAATCATGCATCAAATTTGATGAATGAATTTAggcaaaatattgtattttttcttaGGCTTAGGCTGCTTTCTATTGCATTATATAAAAACCCTTGTTGAGGCAACTTTTTAAATCGGTTTTAGACTATGGTGATATCTTGTACAGGCGTGTTTCGACTGTCACTTTAAAGATGCTTGATGCTGTCTTCTATTCTGCACTCAGGTTCATTGCTGGTGCTTATAACATTAATTGCATTCTGTGCAAAAAAGTTTGGTGTCGGGATTTgcatatgtatttgtttattcacAAGGCCCATATCAGAAAACTGCCCTCTTACATTACTTGTACTTCCACTGGACCACATAAGAGGGGGACCACAGACTGGTTCACGTACCATGTCCCCTGTGTTCATACAGCATGGAAGAACTGCTTTTAGATTTGCAGCATACTCTTGAAACACATTACAAAGACACTCTATACATactaaaaattaaataattggATATCCAAATAATTTAAATCCAAAGTCTCAAACCTTTTAACTTCTGTTTGTacttgttttaattgatttttttgtcactttatttattcattgtatttattttaactgattGTTTTCTTGCTCAATGTCATTGACCCTCAATGATTTTCAAGTTTAATCAAAGACAAATAATGAACAGTATCTACCTGTAGCTGGAAACCATAACACATTTTGAGTGCATGACGACAAAAATATATTCAAGTATTTTTCAGACAAAACtggtaaaaactaaaaatgatgAGCCATCTGTATTTGCTTATGTGCCATTTAAAACTGAAAGGGCTATATACTTTGTTTTTGACAAACCTTTACACTTTATCTTTACAGGTGCGACCTCGTCTCCCTGCCTCATTTTCATCTTCCCTGCGGTCTTCTACCTCCGCATTGTTCCAAAAGAGGACGAACCCCTGAGCTCTGTTCCCAAGATACTGGTGAGTTATTCAAATTTCTCTCCTGAACTATTGATTAAACTATAATCAAAGTTTGTGCTACAGGATTTTTTGCATGCTACAGTTGAGTTCTTGACAGTTAAGCCTTTGTCTTTTTTGCCCTTGCTTTAAGGCTATCTGTTTTGCTGTCGTGGGCATCTCCTTCATGATAATGAGTCTGAGCTTCATAATAATTGACTGGACAACGGGGAGCAGCAACGCTGGTGGAGGCCACTAGATCCTGTATCAGTATGTGTAGGCTTAGGAAAGTGAGGAAAACAAACGTGTCAATGTAAATGTAGCACTGTCAGAGCCTGTGGTTTGATAACAGTACAGAATATAAGTGTCGAGGGCTGGAATCACACTTGTACTGATCGacttaaattaacatttttataataatataatatttattattacacatCTAACAAAATCCTTTTATAACAGCATTCTATAATCCTTAAACTTAAGGAAATGCAATAGCGATATTGTGTTTTCTGATCTCTTGACATCATCTGATAGTGTGTCTAAAATCTATCAATGATGGTGAAATTGTCCTGTGTTccagaaaaaagaaagctggCATGATTGTCTGGTAAGCTCGAGATAGGAAAGCTTCAAGATATATTGTACCTTTACATGTGAATCACCTAGATGAGTTATTTttgcacaaatgttttttttttcccatgaGACACACAAGTAGAGGACAGCAGAGAGTGGGTAAAAGGTCAGAGGATCCCACCCTGTATCAGCAGCACTACAGCAGGACTGTTTACCATCATGTAATACAAGAAGTGCTCAGAATTcagatcacatttcattttataatgtttttttccattgcCAGAGACGGTATGCACTGTAATATTATACAGGCTAAGCTTTGGT contains:
- the LOC128356035 gene encoding sodium-coupled neutral amino acid transporter 3-like, whose product is MEVTYSELNTFSNGKTNDLRDDGVPMKTSPDDDELDPDGVLECEEFLASGDGKKPIQFTDFEGKTSFGMSVFNLGNAIMGSGILGLAYAMANTGILLFVFLLTTVASMSSFSIHLMLKSSGIVGIRAYEQLGYRAFGTPGKMAAAIAIALQNIGAMSSYLFIVKSEFPLVIQAFMKANHDSDLWYLDGNYLVLMVSACIILPLALMKHLGYLGSTSGFSLSCMVFFLIAVIYKKFQIPCPFEDFSVNSTSALHSLNISSHSLEHNSALVHEDEDSYCDARLFTINSKTVYTIPIMAFAFSCHPEVLPIYTELRNPTKKRMQQVSNISILVMYTMYLLAALFGYLTFYGKVEPELLHTYNRIDPYDTLILCVRVATLIAVTLTVPILLFPVRRAIQHILFPTKSFSWLRHIAIALVLLTLMNMMVIFAPNILGIFGIIGATSSPCLIFIFPAVFYLRIVPKEDEPLSSVPKILAICFAVVGISFMIMSLSFIIIDWTTGSSNAGGGH